Proteins encoded within one genomic window of Hermetia illucens chromosome 2, iHerIll2.2.curated.20191125, whole genome shotgun sequence:
- the LOC119649692 gene encoding brachyurin-like, translating into MAKYMIWLALLAYVGASSIEDPEVWNNLKENYYIPPSLKELFLEHKPDEDVDRIVGGQVAPPNAFPHQVGLGLTTTTGQQSWCGGSIISERFIVTAAHCMDNIMYATVMLGGHDRENPAEPGRVTVRVSMANFIVHSGWNAQRMIHDIALIKLPTPITFTDKIKPVALPTRTHAAMTFEGHTATISGWGRDESGQLSRLLKFTKTPVVSNNICQRYFGQMVHSSNICLDGSQARGTCHGDSGGPLIIDTTEGTVIVGLTSFGNPYNCQARWPTAYTRVSSYLSWISMNTGIPIRN; encoded by the exons ATGGCAAAATACATGATTTGGTTAGCCCTACTCGCATACGTTGGGGCATCGTCTATTGAAGATCCTGAGGTTTGGAATAATCTCAAAGAAAATTACTACATTCCTCCTTCTTTGAAGGAGTTATTTCTTGAGCATAAGCCCGATGAAGACGTGGATCGCATTGTGGGTGGGCAAGTCGCCCCACCCAATGCATTTCCGCACCAAGTTGGGTTAGGGTTGACTACAACAACGGGGCAACAAAGCTGGTGTGGAGGATCAATTATTTCCGAGAGATTTATCGTGACAGCTGCTCACTGTATGGACAA TATCATGTATGCAACAGTTATGCTGGGTGGCCACGACAGAGAGAATCCAGCGGAACCTGGAAGGGTGACGGTTAGGGTTTCTATGGCAAATTTCATTGTTCACAGTGGGTGGAATGCGCAAAGAATGATTCATGATATTGCTTTGATCAAACTACCAACTCCAATCACATTTACTG ATAAAATCAAACCAGTTGCACTTCCAACTCGAACACATGCCGCAATGACCTTCGAAGGCCACACAGCAACAATCTCCGGCTGGGGCAGAGATGAAA GTGGACAATTGTCAAGGCTCTTGAAGTTCACCAAAACACCTGTTGTCAGTAACAACATTTGCCAAAGGTACTTCGGCCAAATGGTTCATTCCTCAAATATTTGTTTGGATGGCAGCCAAGCACGCGGTACTTGCCATGGCGACTCTGGTGGCCCATTGATTATCGATACTACTGAAGGCACTGTCATTGTTGGTCTCACTTCCTTTGGAAATCCTTACAATTGCCAAGCTAGATGGCCGACTGCATACACACGTGTCTCTTCTTATTTGAGCTGGATTTCAATGAACACTGGAATTCCCATTAGGAACTAG